The Arachis ipaensis cultivar K30076 chromosome B07, Araip1.1, whole genome shotgun sequence genome includes a window with the following:
- the LOC107609204 gene encoding uncharacterized protein LOC107609204 isoform X5 has product MSLMDAEDNGLEKVDDVSEEIISVSQQIEDSADTEEVSDAGASLKTVTDVVSGETNEQEVCSMEMKTESEYHQVNDLGSEVQAVSVEEIDVEPLLEAESEDKGSSLKADSVPRETNVKLEGSCETLEDSNKGDQAIEENDVHGGDEGSELSEIEDDDKSEDEKDSASSDAVIELNSSNVCSSDEPQEEDCEVKLHHSEELSSEVGENLEEESEIKLENCEESMEEGLEKINASDLFDVPSAQASENLTVIDNSELLEKSSTMEEEKLIDGASDVIGASSAEESKTEVEEMDSNASEEDYANPNSENSSDVTEKSNSLEDITLQNHQGKLEETSEDLEEKDASAAQICIESSADVNHVTLESSLIHLAVREAEEQKDESDQLKGNDQHEDSNDDAAAEEIATHDDSLSLPILNPEKLVEDDLSSEVVISDKEQHHAVAEEVATDDASLSLLSFNCDTAVEVDVSSVADKEQHEESNVHAVAEEVPTDDASLSVLSFNCDTAVEGDVSSVVVIADKEQHEDSNVHAVAEEVATDDASLSVVSFNCDTAVEGDVSSVAIADKEQHEESNVHAIAEEVATDDASLSLLSFNCDTAVEGDSSVAIADKEQHEESNVQAVAEEVPTDDASLSLLSSNCDTAVEGDVSSEVFIEDKEQNEEPNDDSAAKETAMDASMHMPSFNSNTLVKACNNTPIQSVVVEQSQEETKGVANEIQTVDSAVGMKENRTDDLHQKSVKENRTDDLHQKSVRELRKMLKKLGLNNNNAAGKEVERKRTALQVLPENQNTPKAK; this is encoded by the exons ATGAGCTTGATGGATGCTGAAGACAATGGACTTGAAAAGGTTGATGATGTTTCTGAAGAAATCATTAGTGTGTCTCAGCAAATTGAAGACTCTGCAGATACCGAAGAGG TGTCTGATGCAGGGGCTAGTTTGAAGACTGTGACTGACGTGGTTTCAGGAGAAACTAATGAACAAGAGGTCTGCTCTATGGAAATGAAAACTGAATCTGAATACCACCAAGTCAATGATTTGGGTTCAGAAGTGCAAGCAGTTTCTGTGGAAGAAATTGATGTTGAGCCTTTGCTGGAGGCTGAATCAGAAGACAAGGGGTCAAGTTTGAAAGCTGATTCCGTGCCACGTGAAACAAATGTGAAGTTGGAAGGAAGTTGTGAAACACTGGAAGATTCGAATAAAGGGGACCAAGCAATAGAGGAGAATGATGTGCACGGAGGCGATGAAG GATCTGAGTTATCTGAAATAGAGGATGATGACAAATCTGAAGATGAAAAGGACTCAGCAAGTTCTGATGCAGTTATTGAACTGAATTCATCCAATGTTTGTTCTTCTGATGAGCCCCAAGAAGAAGATTGTGAAGTCAAATTGCACCATTCTGAAGAATTATCATCAGAAGTTGGTGAGAATCTAGAAGAAGAATCTGAAATCAAATTGGAGAACTGTGAAGAATCCATGGAAGAGGGAttggaaaagatcaatgcatctGACCTCTTCGATGTGCCTTCTGCTCAAGCCTCAGAAAATCTAACTGTTATTGATAATTCTGAGCTCTTGGAAAAATCCTCCACCATGGAGGAAGAGAAATTAATTGATGGTGCTTCTGATGTTATCGGTGCATCATCTGCTGAAGAATCCAAGACAGAGGTTGAGGAAATGGATAGTAATGCTTCAGAAGAGGATTATGCAAATCCAAATTCTGAGAACTCTTCTGATGTTACTGAGAAAAGCAACAGTCTTGAAGATATCACTCTTCAAAATCACcaaggaaaattagaagaaacATCTGAGGATTTAGAAGAAAAGGATGCAAGTGCTGCTCAGATCTGCATTGAATCCTCCGCAGATGTTAACCATGTTACTCTTGAATCATCATTGATCCATTTAGCTGTACGAGAAGCAGAAGAACAAAAGGATGAATCTGATCAATTGAAAGGTAATGACCAACATGAAGATTCTAATGATGATGCAGCTGCAGAAGAAATTGCAACACATGATGATTCATTATCTCTGCCGATTCTCAATCCCGAAAAGCTAGTTGAAGATGATCTCTCATCAGAAGTTGTCATTTCAGATAAAGAACAACATCATGCAGTCGCAGAAGAAGTTGCAACTGATGATGCTTCACTCTCTCTGCTGAGTTTCAATTGTGACACAGCTGTTGAAGTTGATGTTTCATCAGTTGCAGATAAAGAACAACATGAAGAATCTAATGTTCATGCAGTCGCAGAAGAAGTTCCCACTGACGATGCTTCACTCTCTGTGCTAAGTTTCAATTGTGACACAGCTGTTGAAGGTGATGTTTCTTCAGTTGTCGTCATTGCAGATAAAGAACAACATGAAGATTCTAATGTTCATGCAGTCGCAGAAGAAGTTGCCACTGATGATGCTTCACTCTCTGTTGTGAGTTTCAATTGTGACACAGCTGTTGAAGGTGATGTTTCATCAGTTGCCATTGCAGATAAAGAACAACATGAAGAATCTAATGTTCATGCAATCGCAGAAGAAGTTGCAACTGATGATGCTTCACTCTCTCTGCTGAGTTTCAATTGTGACACAGCTGTTGAAGGTGATTCATCAGTTGCCATTGCAGATAAAGAACAACATGAAGAATCTAATGTTCAAGCAGTCGCAGAAGAAGTTCCCACTGATGATGCTTCACTCTCTCTGCTGAGTTCCAATTGTGACACAGCTGTTGAAGGTGATGTTTCATCAG AAGTTTTCATTGAAGATAAAGAACAAAATGAAGAACCTAATGATGATTCAGCTGCAAAAGAAACAGCTATGGATGCTTCAATGCATATGCCGAGTTTCAACTCCAACACGCTGGTGAAAGCTTGTAATAATACTCCAATACAATCTGTTGTTGTTGAACAATCACAGGAAGAAACAAAGGGTGTTGCAAATGAGATTCAAACAGTGGACAGTGCTGTTGGTATGAAGGAGAACCGAACCGATGATTTGCATCAAAAGAGTGTGAAGGAGAACCGAACCGATGATTTGCATCAAAAGAGTGTGAGAGAACTAAGGAAGATGTTAAAGAAGTTGGGGCTGAATAATAATAATGCTGCTGGGAAG GAAGTGGAGAGGAAAAGAACTGCACTGCAGGTGCTGCCAGAGAACCAGAATACTCCAAAGGCTAAGTGA
- the LOC107609204 gene encoding uncharacterized protein LOC107609204 isoform X3 — MSLMDAEDNGLEKVDDVSEEIISVSQQIEDSADTEEVSDAGASLKTVTDVVSGETNEQEVCSMEMKTESEYHQVNDLGSEVQAVSVEEIDVEPLLEAESEDKGSSLKADSVPRETNVKLEGSCETLEDSNKGDQAIEENDVHGGDEGSELSEIEDDDKSEDEKDSASSDAVIELNSSNVCSSDEPQEEDCEVKLHHSEELSSEVGENLEEESEIKLENCEESMEEGLEKINASDLFDVPSAQASENLTVIDNSELLEKSSTMEEEKLIDGASDVIGASSAEESKTEVEEMDSNASEEDYANPNSENSSDVTEKSNSLEDITLQNHQGKLEETSEDLEEKDASAAQICIESSADVNHVTLESSLIHLAVREAEEQKDESDQLKGNDQHEDSNDDAAAEEIATHDDSLSLPILNPEKLVEDDLSSEVVISDKEQHHAVAEEVATDDASLSLLSFNCDTAVEVDVSSVADKEQHEESNVHAVAEEVPTDDASLSVLSFNCDTAVEGDVSSVVVIADKEQHEDSNVHAVAEEVATDDASLSVVSFNCDTAVEGDVSSVAIADKEQHEESNVHAIAEEVATDDASLSLLSFNCDTAVEGDSSVAIADKEQHEESNVQAVAEEVPTDDASLSLLSSNCDTAVEGDVSSVVIADKEQHEESNFHAVAEEVFIEDKEQNEEPNDDSAAKETAMDASMHMPSFNSNTLVKACNNTPIQSVVVEQSQEETKGVANEIQTVDSAVGMKENRTDDLHQKSVKENRTDDLHQKSVRELRKMLKKLGLNNNNAAGKEVERKRTALQVLPENQNTPKAK, encoded by the exons ATGAGCTTGATGGATGCTGAAGACAATGGACTTGAAAAGGTTGATGATGTTTCTGAAGAAATCATTAGTGTGTCTCAGCAAATTGAAGACTCTGCAGATACCGAAGAGG TGTCTGATGCAGGGGCTAGTTTGAAGACTGTGACTGACGTGGTTTCAGGAGAAACTAATGAACAAGAGGTCTGCTCTATGGAAATGAAAACTGAATCTGAATACCACCAAGTCAATGATTTGGGTTCAGAAGTGCAAGCAGTTTCTGTGGAAGAAATTGATGTTGAGCCTTTGCTGGAGGCTGAATCAGAAGACAAGGGGTCAAGTTTGAAAGCTGATTCCGTGCCACGTGAAACAAATGTGAAGTTGGAAGGAAGTTGTGAAACACTGGAAGATTCGAATAAAGGGGACCAAGCAATAGAGGAGAATGATGTGCACGGAGGCGATGAAG GATCTGAGTTATCTGAAATAGAGGATGATGACAAATCTGAAGATGAAAAGGACTCAGCAAGTTCTGATGCAGTTATTGAACTGAATTCATCCAATGTTTGTTCTTCTGATGAGCCCCAAGAAGAAGATTGTGAAGTCAAATTGCACCATTCTGAAGAATTATCATCAGAAGTTGGTGAGAATCTAGAAGAAGAATCTGAAATCAAATTGGAGAACTGTGAAGAATCCATGGAAGAGGGAttggaaaagatcaatgcatctGACCTCTTCGATGTGCCTTCTGCTCAAGCCTCAGAAAATCTAACTGTTATTGATAATTCTGAGCTCTTGGAAAAATCCTCCACCATGGAGGAAGAGAAATTAATTGATGGTGCTTCTGATGTTATCGGTGCATCATCTGCTGAAGAATCCAAGACAGAGGTTGAGGAAATGGATAGTAATGCTTCAGAAGAGGATTATGCAAATCCAAATTCTGAGAACTCTTCTGATGTTACTGAGAAAAGCAACAGTCTTGAAGATATCACTCTTCAAAATCACcaaggaaaattagaagaaacATCTGAGGATTTAGAAGAAAAGGATGCAAGTGCTGCTCAGATCTGCATTGAATCCTCCGCAGATGTTAACCATGTTACTCTTGAATCATCATTGATCCATTTAGCTGTACGAGAAGCAGAAGAACAAAAGGATGAATCTGATCAATTGAAAGGTAATGACCAACATGAAGATTCTAATGATGATGCAGCTGCAGAAGAAATTGCAACACATGATGATTCATTATCTCTGCCGATTCTCAATCCCGAAAAGCTAGTTGAAGATGATCTCTCATCAGAAGTTGTCATTTCAGATAAAGAACAACATCATGCAGTCGCAGAAGAAGTTGCAACTGATGATGCTTCACTCTCTCTGCTGAGTTTCAATTGTGACACAGCTGTTGAAGTTGATGTTTCATCAGTTGCAGATAAAGAACAACATGAAGAATCTAATGTTCATGCAGTCGCAGAAGAAGTTCCCACTGACGATGCTTCACTCTCTGTGCTAAGTTTCAATTGTGACACAGCTGTTGAAGGTGATGTTTCTTCAGTTGTCGTCATTGCAGATAAAGAACAACATGAAGATTCTAATGTTCATGCAGTCGCAGAAGAAGTTGCCACTGATGATGCTTCACTCTCTGTTGTGAGTTTCAATTGTGACACAGCTGTTGAAGGTGATGTTTCATCAGTTGCCATTGCAGATAAAGAACAACATGAAGAATCTAATGTTCATGCAATCGCAGAAGAAGTTGCAACTGATGATGCTTCACTCTCTCTGCTGAGTTTCAATTGTGACACAGCTGTTGAAGGTGATTCATCAGTTGCCATTGCAGATAAAGAACAACATGAAGAATCTAATGTTCAAGCAGTCGCAGAAGAAGTTCCCACTGATGATGCTTCACTCTCTCTGCTGAGTTCCAATTGTGACACAGCTGTTGAAGGTGATGTTTCATCAG TTGTCATTGCAGATAAAGAACAACATGAAGAATCTAATTTTCATGCAGTTGCAGAAGAAGTTTTCATTGAAGATAAAGAACAAAATGAAGAACCTAATGATGATTCAGCTGCAAAAGAAACAGCTATGGATGCTTCAATGCATATGCCGAGTTTCAACTCCAACACGCTGGTGAAAGCTTGTAATAATACTCCAATACAATCTGTTGTTGTTGAACAATCACAGGAAGAAACAAAGGGTGTTGCAAATGAGATTCAAACAGTGGACAGTGCTGTTGGTATGAAGGAGAACCGAACCGATGATTTGCATCAAAAGAGTGTGAAGGAGAACCGAACCGATGATTTGCATCAAAAGAGTGTGAGAGAACTAAGGAAGATGTTAAAGAAGTTGGGGCTGAATAATAATAATGCTGCTGGGAAG GAAGTGGAGAGGAAAAGAACTGCACTGCAGGTGCTGCCAGAGAACCAGAATACTCCAAAGGCTAAGTGA
- the LOC107609204 gene encoding uncharacterized protein LOC107609204 isoform X2: MSLMDAEDNGLEKVDDVSEEIISVSQQIEDSADTEEVSDAGASLKTVTDVVSGETNEQEVCSMEMKTESEYHQVNDLGSEVQAVSVEEIDVEPLLEAESEDKGSSLKADSVPRETNVKLEGSCETLEDSNKGDQAIEENDVHGGDEGSELSEIEDDDKSEDEKDSASSDAVIELNSSNVCSSDEPQEEDCEVKLHHSEELSSEVGENLEEESEIKLENCEESMEEGLEKINASDLFDVPSAQASENLTVIDNSELLEKSSTMEEEKLIDGASDVIGASSAEESKTEVEEMDSNASEEDYANPNSENSSDVTEKSNSLEDITLQNHQGKLEETSEDLEEKDASAAQICIESSADVNHVTLESSLIHLAVREAEEQKDESDQLKGNDQHEDSNDDAAAEEIATHDDSLSLPILNPEKLVEDDLSSEVVISDKEQHHAVAEEVATDDASLSLLSFNCDTAVEVDVSSVADKEQHEESNVHAVAEEVPTDDASLSVLSFNCDTAVEGDVSSVVVIADKEQHEDSNVHAVAEEVATDDASLSVVSFNCDTAVEGDVSSVAIADKEQHEESNVHAIAEEVATDDASLSLLSFNCDTAVEGDSSVAIADKEQHEESNVQAVAEEVPTDDASLSLLSSNCDTAVEGDVSSVVIDDASLSVLSFNCDTAVEGDISSEVFIEDKEQNEEPNDDSAAKETAMDASMHMPSFNSNTLVKACNNTPIQSVVVEQSQEETKGVANEIQTVDSAVGMKENRTDDLHQKSVKENRTDDLHQKSVRELRKMLKKLGLNNNNAAGKEVERKRTALQVLPENQNTPKAK, encoded by the exons ATGAGCTTGATGGATGCTGAAGACAATGGACTTGAAAAGGTTGATGATGTTTCTGAAGAAATCATTAGTGTGTCTCAGCAAATTGAAGACTCTGCAGATACCGAAGAGG TGTCTGATGCAGGGGCTAGTTTGAAGACTGTGACTGACGTGGTTTCAGGAGAAACTAATGAACAAGAGGTCTGCTCTATGGAAATGAAAACTGAATCTGAATACCACCAAGTCAATGATTTGGGTTCAGAAGTGCAAGCAGTTTCTGTGGAAGAAATTGATGTTGAGCCTTTGCTGGAGGCTGAATCAGAAGACAAGGGGTCAAGTTTGAAAGCTGATTCCGTGCCACGTGAAACAAATGTGAAGTTGGAAGGAAGTTGTGAAACACTGGAAGATTCGAATAAAGGGGACCAAGCAATAGAGGAGAATGATGTGCACGGAGGCGATGAAG GATCTGAGTTATCTGAAATAGAGGATGATGACAAATCTGAAGATGAAAAGGACTCAGCAAGTTCTGATGCAGTTATTGAACTGAATTCATCCAATGTTTGTTCTTCTGATGAGCCCCAAGAAGAAGATTGTGAAGTCAAATTGCACCATTCTGAAGAATTATCATCAGAAGTTGGTGAGAATCTAGAAGAAGAATCTGAAATCAAATTGGAGAACTGTGAAGAATCCATGGAAGAGGGAttggaaaagatcaatgcatctGACCTCTTCGATGTGCCTTCTGCTCAAGCCTCAGAAAATCTAACTGTTATTGATAATTCTGAGCTCTTGGAAAAATCCTCCACCATGGAGGAAGAGAAATTAATTGATGGTGCTTCTGATGTTATCGGTGCATCATCTGCTGAAGAATCCAAGACAGAGGTTGAGGAAATGGATAGTAATGCTTCAGAAGAGGATTATGCAAATCCAAATTCTGAGAACTCTTCTGATGTTACTGAGAAAAGCAACAGTCTTGAAGATATCACTCTTCAAAATCACcaaggaaaattagaagaaacATCTGAGGATTTAGAAGAAAAGGATGCAAGTGCTGCTCAGATCTGCATTGAATCCTCCGCAGATGTTAACCATGTTACTCTTGAATCATCATTGATCCATTTAGCTGTACGAGAAGCAGAAGAACAAAAGGATGAATCTGATCAATTGAAAGGTAATGACCAACATGAAGATTCTAATGATGATGCAGCTGCAGAAGAAATTGCAACACATGATGATTCATTATCTCTGCCGATTCTCAATCCCGAAAAGCTAGTTGAAGATGATCTCTCATCAGAAGTTGTCATTTCAGATAAAGAACAACATCATGCAGTCGCAGAAGAAGTTGCAACTGATGATGCTTCACTCTCTCTGCTGAGTTTCAATTGTGACACAGCTGTTGAAGTTGATGTTTCATCAGTTGCAGATAAAGAACAACATGAAGAATCTAATGTTCATGCAGTCGCAGAAGAAGTTCCCACTGACGATGCTTCACTCTCTGTGCTAAGTTTCAATTGTGACACAGCTGTTGAAGGTGATGTTTCTTCAGTTGTCGTCATTGCAGATAAAGAACAACATGAAGATTCTAATGTTCATGCAGTCGCAGAAGAAGTTGCCACTGATGATGCTTCACTCTCTGTTGTGAGTTTCAATTGTGACACAGCTGTTGAAGGTGATGTTTCATCAGTTGCCATTGCAGATAAAGAACAACATGAAGAATCTAATGTTCATGCAATCGCAGAAGAAGTTGCAACTGATGATGCTTCACTCTCTCTGCTGAGTTTCAATTGTGACACAGCTGTTGAAGGTGATTCATCAGTTGCCATTGCAGATAAAGAACAACATGAAGAATCTAATGTTCAAGCAGTCGCAGAAGAAGTTCCCACTGATGATGCTTCACTCTCTCTGCTGAGTTCCAATTGTGACACAGCTGTTGAAGGTGATGTTTCATCAGTTGTCATTGATGATGCTTCACTCTCTGTGCTGAGTTTCAATTGTGACACAGCTGTTGAAGGTGATATTTCATCAG AAGTTTTCATTGAAGATAAAGAACAAAATGAAGAACCTAATGATGATTCAGCTGCAAAAGAAACAGCTATGGATGCTTCAATGCATATGCCGAGTTTCAACTCCAACACGCTGGTGAAAGCTTGTAATAATACTCCAATACAATCTGTTGTTGTTGAACAATCACAGGAAGAAACAAAGGGTGTTGCAAATGAGATTCAAACAGTGGACAGTGCTGTTGGTATGAAGGAGAACCGAACCGATGATTTGCATCAAAAGAGTGTGAAGGAGAACCGAACCGATGATTTGCATCAAAAGAGTGTGAGAGAACTAAGGAAGATGTTAAAGAAGTTGGGGCTGAATAATAATAATGCTGCTGGGAAG GAAGTGGAGAGGAAAAGAACTGCACTGCAGGTGCTGCCAGAGAACCAGAATACTCCAAAGGCTAAGTGA
- the LOC107609204 gene encoding uncharacterized protein LOC107609204 isoform X6 — protein sequence MSLMDAEDNGLEKVDDVSEEIISVSQQIEDSADTEEVSDAGASLKTVTDVVSGETNEQEVCSMEMKTESEYHQVNDLGSEVQAVSVEEIDVEPLLEAESEDKGSSLKADSVPRETNVKLEGSCETLEDSNKGDQAIEENDVHGGDEGSELSEIEDDDKSEDEKDSASSDAVIELNSSNVCSSDEPQEEDCEVKLHHSEELSSEVGENLEEESEIKLENCEESMEEGLEKINASDLFDVPSAQASENLTVIDNSELLEKSSTMEEEKLIDGASDVIGASSAEESKTEVEEMDSNASEEDYANPNSENSSDVTEKSNSLEDITLQNHQGKLEETSEDLEEKDASAAQICIESSADVNHVTLESSLIHLAVREAEEQKDESDQLKGNDQHEDSNDDAAAEEIATHDDSLSLPILNPEKLVEDDLSSEVVISDKEQHHAVAEEVATDDASLSLLSFNCDTAVEVDVSSVADKEQHEESNVHAVAEEVPTDDASLSVLSFNCDTAVEGDVSSVVVIADKEQHEDSNVHAVAEEVATDDASLSVVSFNCDTAVEGDVSSVAIADKEQHEESNVHAIAEEVATDDASLSLLSFNCDTAVEGDVSSEVFIEDKEQNEEPNDDSAAKETAMDASMHMPSFNSNTLVKACNNTPIQSVVVEQSQEETKGVANEIQTVDSAVGMKENRTDDLHQKSVKENRTDDLHQKSVRELRKMLKKLGLNNNNAAGKEVERKRTALQVLPENQNTPKAK from the exons ATGAGCTTGATGGATGCTGAAGACAATGGACTTGAAAAGGTTGATGATGTTTCTGAAGAAATCATTAGTGTGTCTCAGCAAATTGAAGACTCTGCAGATACCGAAGAGG TGTCTGATGCAGGGGCTAGTTTGAAGACTGTGACTGACGTGGTTTCAGGAGAAACTAATGAACAAGAGGTCTGCTCTATGGAAATGAAAACTGAATCTGAATACCACCAAGTCAATGATTTGGGTTCAGAAGTGCAAGCAGTTTCTGTGGAAGAAATTGATGTTGAGCCTTTGCTGGAGGCTGAATCAGAAGACAAGGGGTCAAGTTTGAAAGCTGATTCCGTGCCACGTGAAACAAATGTGAAGTTGGAAGGAAGTTGTGAAACACTGGAAGATTCGAATAAAGGGGACCAAGCAATAGAGGAGAATGATGTGCACGGAGGCGATGAAG GATCTGAGTTATCTGAAATAGAGGATGATGACAAATCTGAAGATGAAAAGGACTCAGCAAGTTCTGATGCAGTTATTGAACTGAATTCATCCAATGTTTGTTCTTCTGATGAGCCCCAAGAAGAAGATTGTGAAGTCAAATTGCACCATTCTGAAGAATTATCATCAGAAGTTGGTGAGAATCTAGAAGAAGAATCTGAAATCAAATTGGAGAACTGTGAAGAATCCATGGAAGAGGGAttggaaaagatcaatgcatctGACCTCTTCGATGTGCCTTCTGCTCAAGCCTCAGAAAATCTAACTGTTATTGATAATTCTGAGCTCTTGGAAAAATCCTCCACCATGGAGGAAGAGAAATTAATTGATGGTGCTTCTGATGTTATCGGTGCATCATCTGCTGAAGAATCCAAGACAGAGGTTGAGGAAATGGATAGTAATGCTTCAGAAGAGGATTATGCAAATCCAAATTCTGAGAACTCTTCTGATGTTACTGAGAAAAGCAACAGTCTTGAAGATATCACTCTTCAAAATCACcaaggaaaattagaagaaacATCTGAGGATTTAGAAGAAAAGGATGCAAGTGCTGCTCAGATCTGCATTGAATCCTCCGCAGATGTTAACCATGTTACTCTTGAATCATCATTGATCCATTTAGCTGTACGAGAAGCAGAAGAACAAAAGGATGAATCTGATCAATTGAAAGGTAATGACCAACATGAAGATTCTAATGATGATGCAGCTGCAGAAGAAATTGCAACACATGATGATTCATTATCTCTGCCGATTCTCAATCCCGAAAAGCTAGTTGAAGATGATCTCTCATCAGAAGTTGTCATTTCAGATAAAGAACAACATCATGCAGTCGCAGAAGAAGTTGCAACTGATGATGCTTCACTCTCTCTGCTGAGTTTCAATTGTGACACAGCTGTTGAAGTTGATGTTTCATCAGTTGCAGATAAAGAACAACATGAAGAATCTAATGTTCATGCAGTCGCAGAAGAAGTTCCCACTGACGATGCTTCACTCTCTGTGCTAAGTTTCAATTGTGACACAGCTGTTGAAGGTGATGTTTCTTCAGTTGTCGTCATTGCAGATAAAGAACAACATGAAGATTCTAATGTTCATGCAGTCGCAGAAGAAGTTGCCACTGATGATGCTTCACTCTCTGTTGTGAGTTTCAATTGTGACACAGCTGTTGAAGGTGATGTTTCATCAGTTGCCATTGCAGATAAAGAACAACATGAAGAATCTAATGTTCATGCAATCGCAGAAGAAGTTGCAACTGATGATGCTTCACTCTCTCTGCTGAGTTTCAATTGTGACACAGCTGTTGAAG GTGATGTTTCATCAG AAGTTTTCATTGAAGATAAAGAACAAAATGAAGAACCTAATGATGATTCAGCTGCAAAAGAAACAGCTATGGATGCTTCAATGCATATGCCGAGTTTCAACTCCAACACGCTGGTGAAAGCTTGTAATAATACTCCAATACAATCTGTTGTTGTTGAACAATCACAGGAAGAAACAAAGGGTGTTGCAAATGAGATTCAAACAGTGGACAGTGCTGTTGGTATGAAGGAGAACCGAACCGATGATTTGCATCAAAAGAGTGTGAAGGAGAACCGAACCGATGATTTGCATCAAAAGAGTGTGAGAGAACTAAGGAAGATGTTAAAGAAGTTGGGGCTGAATAATAATAATGCTGCTGGGAAG GAAGTGGAGAGGAAAAGAACTGCACTGCAGGTGCTGCCAGAGAACCAGAATACTCCAAAGGCTAAGTGA